Below is a genomic region from Candidatus Roseilinea sp..
CCTCGATCGTCGCCTGGAGCGCATCGCGTTCGGCGATCGCCGCGTTCAACCGATCCTGTAGTTCGGCCAGTTGCGTGTGGAGTTCGGCTTGGGCCTGAGCGCTGGTTTCCAGATCGCTCTGGAGCTTGGCCTGTTGCTCGTTCAGGCTGGCGAGTTGGGCGTTGCGCTCCTGAAGCCGCGCTTCTGCATCTTCCTTGGCCTGCTTCAGGGCATAGGTAATGGACTGGAGCAGCGCCAGCTTGCTCTTTAAGTCGGTAGGAATCTCACCTTCCGGCGCTTTGAATAGTGTGAGCAGCCAGGCCCTGGAGGTCGGCCTCGACGGCAGCGAGGCGGGCGCGCAGGTCGCCGAGTTGGGCGGTTTTGGGCGTCGAGTTGAGCCGTCAGTTCGGCTTTTTGAGCGACCTCTGTGTCAAAATCGGCGCGGAGCGCATCGTGTTTCTTCTGTAGTTCTTGTAGCGCCGTCGTGCGCGCTTGGAGCCGCGTCTCTAATTCAACCTTGTCGGCGAAGATGGCGTCGAGTTCAGCCTGGAGCGCGTCAAGTTGCGACTGTAGCGCTAGGGTTGGCTCGCCCGGCTGCGTTGCTTCGGCTCGCGCAGCGCCGCCAGCGGCGCGCTCCGTGGTGGTTTGGGCTGGGGGGATGGCTTGCTGCTCAATCGTCTCGGGAGACTGCGTCCCCAAGTGCCTGAGCCGATCCTCATACGCCTTCGTGTGCTTCTCATACATGGCGACGAGCTCCGCGCCGGCGAAGGCGAGTGTGGCAAGTCCATCGCGCAGGGAGCGAATTTCGTTCTGCAACGCTGCGACGCGCGCTTCAAGTTCTGCCGTGGCTATCTGCGGCGCTGCGCCGGCGGCCGGTGTGTGACCGCAGCAGCCACTGCGATGTCCGCCGGAGCGGTGAGTTCCCCCTGCGCTTCGGCGGTCGCTTCGGTCTCAAATTCAGGCGTCGTCGGCGGCGTGGGCTGGAATCCGTCGGCATCTTCCCGGGTGGTCTCAGTTGCAAATTGAGCGCGCGGCGCGGCGATCTCGCGCGCTGTTTCGGCTGTAACGCGAGCGCGAAGTTCATCGGCTTCTGCCAGCGCTCTGGCCAGTTGCGCCCTTAGCTCGTCTAACCGGGCATGGCACTGGCGCAGCTCGTCTTCGAAGGCGGAGCGATCCGTAGTAGCGGCGCGCAGCTCGTCTTGCAGCCGCACGATAGTCGCCTGCGACGCTTCTCGCCCTTGTTCGGCCAGGGCGCAACTTCTCCTCGAGGATGCCGATGTTGGCGTTGAGGGTGTTAATGTGCGAGTCCTTGATGACCAGCTCGGGACTGCGCGTTCGTGAAGTCGCGCTTGGCGCGCTCTGCGAATGTCTGCGCTGTTTGCGACGCGCGACTCCAGCTCGCGGATAGTCTCCCTCGTCCGGCCTCGCGCTAAGAGCAAGCCGATGATGAAACCGATGACCAGCGCAGCGATCAGTAAAGGGAGGTTGATATCCATAAGCTTTGCTCTGGGAGGTGCGGGGCAGACCGGCGCTTTCCGCACCATTTGGCTAACTTGCAGTCAGCTCTCGTCGGGCGCCGGCAGTCCCGCTTCGCTCAGACGAGATTTCAATGCATGGATGTGTGCCATCGCCCTGCTCAACGCCTCCTCCTTCATCTTGATGAGGGCCGAGGTGTATAGCGCAAGTTCGGCGGCCACATCGTTGCGTGCGCGGGAGAGTTTGGCTTCCAATGCTTCTTTCTCGGCGCTGAGCGTTTCAACCTCCCGGCGCAGCTCTTGCGCACTGGCGGCGAGCGCGTTGAGCGCAGCTTCTTTGTCGCTGAGCACGCTGATGATCGCATCGTAGTTGGTCTTCATCGTCGCGATTTCGGCGTTGGCGCCGTCAAGCTGCGCGGTCAGTTCGGCAACGCGGGCTGTCGCTGCATCGAGTTGCCCGCGGATCTCGGCGAAGGCGGACTTCAGTCGCGCCCACTCGGCTGCCCGCTCGCTTAAACGGGTTTCTAGGTCGGCCTTTTCCTCCGTCAACGATTGGAGGCCGGCTTCGAGGGTGGCTTTCTGTGCGTTGAGCGACTGGACATTGCTCTCTAACGCGGCGACCCGTTGGCGGGAGTCGAGCAGGCTGGCTTCGGCCGTGCGGAGCTTAGCTTGGAGCGTTTGCACTTGGCTGTGCGCGTCACTCAGGTCTCGTTCGGCGCTTTGGAGTTTCGCGTGTAGGTCACGCATGCGGCTCTCAACTTCTGCAACGCGCCGGCGATAGGGAATGAAGGTGAAGAGCGAGCCGACGATGATGCCGATGATCGCAGCGACGGCGTGGGAGAACCCATCCATATTGCCTCCTCATGGGCGTTGTCCTTCGGAAACTGATTTGAGTTTGAACGAAGTCGAGGCAAATGTCAATGAGTTTGCCGGAAGGGGCTTGCAAGGGCGATTTGCGCTGGGGATGGCTATCCGTTGCGGGCTACAATGATGCAGCCATGAATCGGGGGTTCAAGGCGCTTGTCGTCAGCGAGCGACCGGAAGGTGGGTTCGAGCGGGTCAGTGAAGACGCGCCAGCTTGCCGATCTGCCGGCGAATGACACGCTGATTCGCGTGCGTTATTCGTCGCTGAACTACAAAGATGCGCTCTCGGCGACGGGCAACCGTGGGGTGACACGTTGCTATCCGCACACGCCGGGCATTGACGCTGCCGGGGAGGTCGTCGAAAGCGCAAGCGCGGACCTTTGGGCCGGGCGATGCGGTCATCGTCACCGGCTATGACCTAGGCATGAACACGCCAGGTGGCTTTGGCCAATACATCCGCGTTCCATCGGCGTGGGTGGTGCGGAAACCGGATGGGCTGACCTTGCACGAGAGTATGGCGCTGGGCACCGCAGGCTTGACGGCTGCGCTCAGCGTGCATCAACTCCAGCGCCATGCGCTGACGCCGGAGCAGGGTGAGGTGTTGGTCACCGGCGCGAGTGGGGGCGTGGGCTGCTTGACCGTTGCCATCTTGAGCAAGCTGGGATACTCCGTTGTTGCGGCAACGGGCAAGGCCGATGCCGGCGACTGGCTCAAGCAGCTTGGCGCGCAAATGGTCTTGTCCCGCGACGACCTGCGCGACGTGAGCGGTAAGGCGCTGCTCAAAGAGCGTTGGGCCGGTGTGGTGGATGCTGTCGGCGGGGATATCCTCGCCACGGCTATCAAAACGACGAAGCGCGGCGGCTGCGTGGTGTGCTGCGGCAACGTTGCCTCGCCTGAGTTGCGCATTACCGTGTATCCGTTTATCCTGCGTGGCGTAACCTTGCAGGGCGTGGACTCCCGCGGAAACGCCGATGGCGCTGCGGCTGCAAATGTGGCACAACTTGGCCAACGCGTGGAAGCCATCGCCAACGGGCGTTCGCGGCGATTGCGCAGACCGTCGCGCCTCACCGGGCTGGATCCGATGATAGATGCCATCTTGCAGGGCGGAATACGCGGGCGGGTGGTGGTGGATTTAAGTGATGGATGAAGTGGAGGCGAGATGACGGTTGTTCAGATTTTCAACCAGTATTCGTTTCTCCTGCTGTCGGCGATTGCGCTGGCGATGGTGGCCGCGGTGTTGACCCGCCGGCGCGCCAGGCCGATCTTCTGGGTCGTGTGGGGGTGGGGCATTAGTCGGCGTCGTCGCCTACGCGCTGATTAGCCGTGTGCCCCAGACGGCCACGGTGAAGTTGGACACCGCCGCTGACATCCGCATCGCGATCCAGACGGCGGGTAAGCCTGTCCTGGTTGAGTTCTACTCCAATTACTGAAGCGCATGCATCAGTGCGCGTC
It encodes:
- a CDS encoding hypothetical protein (possible pseudo, frameshifted) codes for the protein MTLPGRSSKAQARTFGPGDAVIVTGYDLGMNTPGGFGQYIRVPSAWVVRKPDGLTLHESMALGTAGLTAALSVHQLQRHALTPEQGEVLVTGASGGVGCLTVAILSKLGYSVVAATGKADAGDWLKQLGAQMVLSRDDLRDVSGKALLKERWAGVVDAVGGDILATAIKTTKRGGCVVCCGNVASPELRITVYPFILRGVTLQGVDSRGNADGAAAANVAQLGQRVEAIANGRSRRLRRPSRLTGLDPMIDAILQGGIRGRVVVDLSDG